The following is a genomic window from Halichoerus grypus chromosome 13, mHalGry1.hap1.1, whole genome shotgun sequence.
TAACCACAGgaatcacccccccaccccaccccaccttaaCCTTTTGCTTTGATTTCCTACTCCATGAGCAATTCCTAACCGTAATTTGGCTTCAAATGTAGATTTGTCTAGAGGACTCAGTGTGCTCATTGGCAAGTGAGAGTACTCGGACCTGCTTGACAGCTATTAATTCTTGCTCTCAAGTAATCCGCTTGCATTCTGGTTTATCCATCAGTCTCCTGTGAGTCCAGGCGACAGACACAGCAAGCCGAGGTGAACGAAACATAGTGTTTCTTGGAGTGAATGTGAGTCCCCATGCTCTTTCCCCTGACTGCGCGGCCAGAGCAAAGGACACCAAGACAGCAGGGTTTAAAACACAAGTAGCTCAGCTTCGTGAGTCACCAAGGGAGGAGAGCCACCAAAAGGGTCCTGACCTGCAGTGGATTGGGACCTGGGCAGGAGATCAGCCTTTGTTGTGTGCAGCAACTGAGGTTCCCTGGGACTCCTGCCTTGGCCACCAGCAGTAATCAGCCTCCACAGTCTCCTCTCCCATGATGTGCGGCTGGGCTGGCTTAGGTGGTGGTGCCGAACACACTCGAGCAAGAAGAGACACCTCCCAGAGTCCAAGTCCCACCTTGGCAGGGACAGGTTTTTTTGGGTATACAAATGACCACCCACATGCGGGCCCACTCTTCCTTACTAATAAAATCGGGAGGAGAAACAAGACAATTCCTAGAGGAGCTAACATCTGTTCCCTTGTTCTTTCTTCCGTCTAATGTGTCCAGGTTTCTATAGCATGGGGCTTAGCACAaaggaggtgctcagtaaagacTGGCTGTCAGGACGATGCAGATACGCTGACTGTCTTAGCAAGGACTGAAGAAGCAGCTTCCTTTTGCATGAGTTCACAGGTCGTCAAACgtttataaagaaaaagtttattttcatcACAAGCACACAGACTATTACAGTACACACcaacagaagtaaaaaaaaaaaaagtgcattatGCATCTTCTACTGCAAATTCACAGTACAAAAGATACtgccttttaaatatataatataaaaaaaacacgaagaaaaacaacagaataaaaaaaaaatcattgatatCTTAACGCAACACGCTGGAACCCACTGGCAGCTTCTGAAAACCAAAGAACTTATCTTAGAGAGCTCCTGATTTTGCAGGGGCTGGTGTCTGTCCCCGCATTTGGTTGCAGCGAGCTCAGGACACCAACGGAGGAGAAAACAGGGAGGCCTAGGTGGTGACACAGCTCTATTAAACAAGGGTACAACTgtgtgatggggggagggggggtgcacCCCCGGCTGGCTAGCAAACCAAGTTCTGTGCTTTCCTTGCTACCGTGGGACACACCGTGAGCCAGTGCCTGCCTCGCCTGCAGGAACCACCAACGCTCCTTGGACAGTTGCGGggggcacccccccacccccgcatatGATCGCACAGCAGATGAGCACAAGCACGGGGTAGGGCGAGCTCCAGCCCTCACGCTAACCACCACTGACAAGGCAAAGGTCCAATCACAGAAGGTGAGAGCTTACCAGTTTCCCATAAATACACAGTATTTGTAAACTATTATTAAGGCACTCAATTGTAAAACAATAATTACAGTGTCGGAAAAGGGGGAGGAAGCAGCCACCTTCTTGTGTGGCACGGCCAACACAAAGGACAGCAGAAGGGCTGGGGGGCTGGTTGTAAAGACTCCTGTTGCAGAGACTGACCGAAGCCGGGGCCGTGGCACCTACCGCTAGACAAAAGGGGGGGGGTCAATGTCCGGGTCTCCAAGGAGTAGCACTGCACACGGCCCCATTCCACATCGGTCAAGGTGATCCGCTTTGTACTAGGGTGACACAGCATGTATGTGGATGGGAGAGAAGTGACCCGCAAGATGATTTGATTCaagttgcatatatatatatatatatatatgcatatatatatgtatgtatgcagaGTGAGCTCATACACATAAGTATGCAGTTGCAGAGTACACAATAAAAAGACCAAGTAGCTGAGCATGGGGGGCTCAATCAACTCCCTTTGTTTGGCATGCAGCATTGGCAAGAACCTGTGGGATGGCAGCGGAGCGGGGGCACCCTCGCTGTGCTAAGTGTTGCCAGTTCCTTAGCCTGCCTAGCTCTCCTGCCGGAGGTCACGTGGCTGTCCTCACCGGGTCCGGGGAAGCTCTGCTAGGTGGCCAGCCAGAGGAGGGTTGGGTGGAATGTATTCTGGAACAAAGCCTTTCTGGTCAACAGAGAGCACATCTTTCTTCAGATACTTTGGGTAAGGTCACGCATATGACCGTGCCTAAATGACGCATCAATTCTTCTCACTGGGGAGAAAAGGCCCCAGGGGGGCCGGGGGAGTCATGAACCTTCTGGGATCGGGCCAGGGTGGAGAGACAAGAGTGCCGAAGTACTGGGCTGTCCTGAAGATGCTAATGCTCTTGCAACTTTGGCTCCACCCTGTGGCGTCCTCTGGGCTTATCCAGGAGGGAAAAGGCTTTAAGAATGGGCTGGAATGGTTTTTGGCTAGAGGGGTGGGGTGGAACGGAAGGGAAGGCTGGACAGTGCGGCCACCTGGGAGCAGCTGGtgagtgatctcacgcatgcaaaCGGTGTCACCACCCAGGAGCGTGCTGTTGGGCACCCAGAGGTCGGCATGGGTCCCCGCGAAGAGATCAAAGAAACGGGGAATGCCAAGAGCAAGAAGCCTTGTGCTGAGGTTCTTCAGCGGTGACCATCGCTCCAACACCCTAAAGTAGCATGAAGGCAAAGAAACTGAAATCGGCATTATGGAATCAAGATCAGAGGGCAGCGTGGTTCCTCCTCTCTCTGGATCCGGTTTCCCCCTCGTACTTAACAAAGCTTGACAAGAAGACCCTCTACCCCACCCCGGATCAATGCAAGATGAAGATGGAGGGAAGTTCAGTCTAACTTGCGGCACGCCGCCTGAATTACAGTAAAAGAGACAGAGGCGAGGTGGGACATGAAAGGCAGTTCAAGACTCAGGGAGATTATCCAGCTGATCTAGAAAAATCCCGTTCTCCATTTCAGTAAGGACATTCCCTGAAGATGGTGGTCACCAGGATCAATGACTTTCACAGCAGAAACCCCCGCCTCCCACTTGTGCCCCCCACGTTCAGCACGTTTGCCATCAGCAAAGATTCCAGACAGAGCATTGGTCAAGATGTGGCCTATCTTATGGCACAGACTTTCTTTTCAGAGGCCAGTGAGTCATGGAAAAAAGTTCGTATACTTTCCTCCAGGCCACGGTGTTATCCACCCAATCAAGAACGCCGCCATTTTGCTTTGATAATGGGGACCCGGGCCCTGGTCTGTGTAGATGCTGACCTACAAGCCGTGCTTGTGAAAACGAAAGGGTCACCAAAGGCCGAAGACTCACTCCAATTTGTAATCCTCCTCCTATGCTTTCAAAATTAAAGTTTGCAAAAATATATTGTTCTCACACACCAGACATGTGTGGTTAAAAGAGCAACATAAGCCCGTCACCATCAAATCTAAAGGATCATCTGACACAAAAATGGAGCCACCTCGCGAAATTTAATTTGGCAAAACATATTGAACTCAATTATGTTTTTGGAGAATGATGTTTCTTTTggctgggggcggaggggggagggaggacccCAATAGGgtttccaggaagaagtagaTAATCACCTTTTAAGGTGATTTCAATTGACAGGGGTGGAAAAACAAATTCCTATAAAATAacattatgttaaaaacaaaaaacaaaaaacaacaaaaaaaacaacactggggAGGAAAAGTTCCTGGAGAGAGTGTTTCGGCACAAACTCCACCCACCAGTTGAAATGTGGACCACCCTTGTCCACCCTTGTTCCTGAAGACCCTGCCTGGGGTACTCTCTGGCTGCTCTCGGGGACCCAGGTCCGACCACTGTAAGATACAAGATGGCAGTTCCTTCGGCCACTTTCTGAGCTTGGCTGGCGCCGGAAGGCTTCTAGTTCCACTGAATACATCTGGCTGACAGCTGAGTGCAAAAGAAAGCTTCAGCCGGCAGCGCCCCATACCTACGCAGCTACCCCCACCCTGCAGGAGAGCACGCAGGGGTGGGTGGGCAAGGTCTGGGTCGGGAGAAGGCAAGGGCTGGGCCTGAGGTGTCcaagaggcaggggaggagggcttCAGATCTGCCAGTTTCTTCCTGGAGGGCCCCGGGCAGCCCTGTTGTCAAATGAAACCAAgggtcagcaaaccttttctAGAAAGGGCTCGATCGTGAGGATCTTGGGCTGTGCAGGCCACACGGTCCCTGTTGCAGATtaggttgttgtttttaataaccCGTTATAAATATAAACGCCATCCTTAGCTCATGGGTCTGTATAACAGCACTGCGCACTCCCTGGATGAAACCCTTCTGCCTTTACCAAGCcctttccccactctctctctccaaaatactTTAAACAGCCCGTCCTGCCGATCGACACCAGCGGACTCCCTCCGCCCAGGCCCGGGGCCCGGGCCAGTGAGTGTCACAGGCTCAGCTCACCTGATTCTGAaggcccccccacccaccccccagcccaggccgGGACTACAGACCCCTCCTCTACTCTGTCCTCACCGCTAGGAAGGGCCaaagagagacagggaacagTAGCCTCACGGAAGGAAGGGGCGACTGTAAACATCTGTGAAGCTTTTCAATGGTCTCGTTTCTCCGAGAAGCTGCAGGGCTGTTCCTGGAGAGTGACTGGCAGAGCTGCTCATGACCGCTTAAAGCCCCCTTTCCTCCCCGAACATGCTCCGGTGACCTCATGAGCCCAAGGGCCCGGGCTCCTGGCAGGCCGATACACGTCTCGGACCCACCACCCCTGCCAGACGTTCGAGCGCTTTCAAAGCCTCAACGCAACCACATCGGGTTTAGCAGCAGATGAGGCGCGGTGATGCTTTTTGGGTCCTTCTCCCCAGACCAGGGGCAACTTACACGTCAGCATTAGCAATGACTGAGGACGTCCCATATACACAtcccccctcctcaccccagtGCCGGCCAGACACACGCCGCTCCGCTGGGACAACACACCAGGACAAGGAATCCAACTGCACAGATGATCTCCACACACCACAGAGTTGGTTCAACAACAGCATTCCACGGCCTTGTCTAACTTTACCTAGCAGTGGTGGATGCAGTCGACTTAAAAAGTCTTTTAACGCTTTTTGGGGGTCCCcaccaaataaaaattaaaaaaaaaaaattctcttttggaAAAACCTTTTCTGACACAGCATTATTCCCTGGGAGGAGCCTTGGTCactactgtattttaaaaataaaaagcacagcaagAACAGAGGTAGGACTTATATTGCCATCCAAGGGTTTCCCCGCAGGGGCCTGAACGAGCTAGGAACGTGCGCCGTGGCGACGGAAACATCACCGCTGCCACCCTTTTGCACGGTGCAAATGGAGTATTCGGgatgtgtgtgcatatatctGTATATGCTCTTTTTAAGAACAGGATTCTTCCTGAAAACACAGGACTTGGGGATCGGAGTTTTGTGTCTACTGGCCGACGGCTTCTGGCTCTCCTGGGCCACCCCACTGGCATCACCCCCCCCTTTCTTCTTGTGCTGGGttattcttgttttctctcctcctctctgcgGCGAGAGTGGGGAGAGTTAGAATGTCAATCGTTTAGGAGACATCACGGCCAAAACCCACAGTGAAACAAAGGGAGGGACCACGTGAAAATAGACGTCCGAATACAGCAAGAGGCGGGTCAGCTTTTGCTCATCCACGAGGGGCTTCTCAAGTGTTCTGAAGCAGATTTCCCTGATGGTTGAGAGGTCGTGGCTGGGTTCCTTGGGGTCGCCTGGGGTTCACGCAAGAAGGAAGACTCGCTCGACTTGGCGTCCCGGGAGTCGGTGAGGGCGGACACATCTGCCTCACTGGACAGGTCCTCTGTCGAGAAGTTGAGACTTCCAAGCTTGGCCAGAGAGTGTGAGCGTTTCAGTGGGGACGAGACGGTGAGGCCCGCCAGCCGGAGCCGGGTCTCGATCTCCTGCGTCCGCTGCTTCACCAGGCCTGGCTTGCCTCGGACGCTGTGGATGCTGTCACTGCTAGAGCTCCGCGTCAGGTTGGAGCTCATGGAGGAGGACGTGGGGGTGTAGCAGATGGTCTTCAGGAAGTCTTTTGAGAAGTGACTGGTGTGATCCAGGCGGCAGAGGAAGGGAGTGGGGCTTTTGAGTGAGGCGCCTTCGAACGGAGGCGGGATGGCCTCTGACTTGTCATCGCTCCCAGCGAGACTGGGCAGGGCCGGGGGCCCTGGCGGGTGGACAGGAGCCAGATCAGTGTTCTCCTCGGGGACGCTGGCCTCCACCCTGCCGGCGGGGCCGTCCCTGCAGGGAGACGCTGGGTCTGCGGGCGTGCCCTTCAGCCTCTCCAGTTCTTTGGTGTGCTTTCGGACCAAGCCCGCCTTCTGCAGCTGAATGATGGATTCCTGGTGCTGCATCAGGTAGCTGTTGGTTGTCGGCTTCTCAGCTTCTTTACTGAACAGAAGCCGCAGGTCCTTGGCCGGTTTCAGATCTTTCTTGGGCGGCGATTCATCCTTCGCTACGTCCATGCTTGGAAGGTTCTTATCACAGTGAGAATTCTTCAAAAGGAGGGACTTTGGCAGGACTTTTTGGGTTTCTCTGGAAGATTCCAAAAGGCTAGCTGGTAGTTCTGGGGCAGCTGCGGCCCCGGAGCCACCGACGTCTGGCCTCCTCGAGCCTGCTGGTGGTACCAACGGGGGACTCTCGCTTGGGCCAGACGCCAGTTTCTCTAAAGCTCGGGATCTGCTGGACGTGTGGGCCAcaggggaggaggtgaggtgGGGCAGGAAGGTTGGCTGGGTACAGATGGCGGGAGCTCCAGGGTTCTCGCCCCGCTCCCTGAAGGCCTCAGGAGCCCCACTGGTTACAGGGTACACGCAGTCGGCGCAGGATTTGTAGGAAGGCTTCACCTTGTTAAGGATCCCGAATATAGCATCGTGCTGAAAGGGGACAAGAACATCGTGAGTATACAACAGCGAGCCAGAGGCCGCAACACACGAGCAGGGTGTGTGGGCCTGGGCAGGCGCTGGAAAGGcagtgctcccccacccccctccagctcGCGCAGGAACACAGGTCTCTCGGAACCCGCGCAGCCATGAACAGTGAGTGCTGGATGCAGATGCTGAACCCAACTGTCCAGAAGCTACGTGACTACGATCCTGGGCACACCTCCGGCCACACGGCCAGCACGGTCAGGGGCGCAGCCTGCTCAACGCTGCCTTCACCATCTCACGCGGGcgcctctccctttctttccctttcagaaAGAATCTGTGCTTGGGGAGTACGCAGCCTGAAAACGGGGCTCCTCCCTGCTAGCATGAACACAGCTAGCTCCAAAGAATCACCATGTAGCCATTGGCTGTGGTCTTCACGGTGGAGGTGGTCAAAGGCAAAAATGGCTTTGGAAAGACTCCAGTACAGACCCAAACACGGGTGCTCACAGTCCCGCATGAGGGAACCAGGCTGAGGTGGGTTTTATAGACCAATGGGGAACATGTTTGCGTTGTTTTCTGAGGAAAGCCACCTGCCTCTAGGCGAATGTGCCATGCGCCTCCACATCGGGCCCTTCCGACGGGCAGGGCAACTGCTCACCTCCCTCACATGCCCATCGACAGACAACAGGGCTGCTCCTATGGGCTGAGGCGGACAGTGGTTTAGCTGCGAGATTCCCAAGCTGGCCTAAAACAGCGGCCCCCTGGCAAAGGGCTGCTGGTCCAtgtttctccctgccccctgcccacggCCCTGACCATCAGGGCCTCATCCCATCCTGTGTCACAGATGTAGGTCCCCCAAGAGAAGAAGTCATGGGGTGGTCCAATACTGGAGGAATCGTAAGGAAACCCAGCCATGATTCCTAGGGGCTGCAGGGGAGCATACGGAGAGCGTGTggtgggggaggcgggaggcCGACCTCCTAACCTAGTCAGGATTCCTGGGTCAGCCAGTGAGACCTGACCACCCCCGAACTCTTGACCCAGAAATTTTTCTGAAGCTCTGACTGAAGTTTTCTCCTAAAACCTTTAGGACCTAATGTTCTAAAATGTGGGTAGAATGTCTCACGGTCGGAGATTTAGGACTACCTTTCGGAGCCCAGGAGCAATAGGCTGGGAGCAAATTCACGCATCCAACTCACATTTAGGGAGCGCCTGTCACACGTCAGGACTGGCGTCACGCACAGGGGCTGCAAacaagacatggtccctgccctcagagggTCTAGTGTGGACCAGAAAACTGAGTGACAAGTGACAGGATGGAGAAGGGTGAGCTCAAAGTCTTCTGCagagggaaggcttccctgaggagccGAACCTCAGCTGAGACCTTTGGGACCAGCAGGTGCTGACCAGGCAGAGGGGAGCAGAGAAGGCAGTCACCTTGCAGCTCAGCCCTCTCCAACCTGGCACCGCAGTCAGGAAAGGAGAGTTGAACAAGTGAACGAGTGCTTGTCTCTTGGTCCTATTCCCTAGAGAACCTCACCCATTCAATCCAATTCTGGCCAGGAAAGGCAGGCCGTCCTTCATGTCTCTCCTTACCCACGCTGCCCCTGTTCATCCACGACCCACCCGGTGCCGTTTCAGACTGATGGACAGTCCTGGACAGGCGTTTTGTATCATCTGTCTTTATAGGTATTTGCTCTTTGAGGGAAGGGTGAGTGGTGGGAGAAATTCACCGGTAACTAACATCTGGTACTTCCCATTTCCTTTGTATTAGAACGTGGGAAAGACAAACCCTCTGGATGTGGGAATGCATTGCCGAGTGCTCTCACCTGTGAATCCCGGCTGTCTCGGAAGATGGGCGGGGAGGCCTGGGGAAGTGAAGCTCCTTGGCCCGGGCCGTGGCAAGAGCTGGTACAGAGCGAGGGTGGGACCCGGGAGCGGGCGGCACAGCACACCGCTCATGACACCAGCCTCGGCTCCTGGGCCCCCCGGAGGAGGGGAGAGCCTGGCGGATTTAATAATTTTCTGAGCAAGGGCCAGCTTGCTAAGACCATGTTGCAGAAACCCACCATTTAAATAGGATAGCCACGCGGGATTAATGGAGTCAAGCATTACAGTAGGAGCTGGAAGACCAGATAGTTGATGATACTGAGCAATTGCTACCCATTTCTTCAAGGTGGTATTGTGGTTATGTTATAGACGGAAGCATCTGCGAACGAAGCGACCCAGCTGGGGTTTGGTTAGATGACTCAGAGTGTGGGGAAACTGAGTGGGGCGGGGATGAAATAGGAATAGCCTTGTGTTGATAAATGTTGAAGCTGGGTGGtaagttttgttttacattttacgTAAGAAAGAGACCGAGCTGGAAGCTCTGACCAGCTGTGAATGAGGCGCATTGTGGGGGGCCTGTAGGGATGAGCGCCAGGCCCTGCACACCCCCGACCCACGGTACGCCCGCACTCCCAGGCGCCCTGCAGCCGCACTCGGGGAACGGCCGCTGCCCTCGCCCTCCGCGCCGGCCCCCCTTGCCCACCTCGAAGTCATCGGGACAGCTCCtcttgctgttgttgttgttaaggttCTCCCGGTTGAGCAGGCCTTTattgggctggggtgggggccgcCCCCACCGCCCTGCCCCTGGGGCCTCCTCCCCTTCCATCTCTTCCACCTGCTGCGAGGAGCCCCTCTGGGCCTTGGGGCTCCCGGACTCCAGcttcttcctcacttccttctcGCAGAGTCCAGAAGCTTCCTGGGGATGTCTGGCTGGCATGTGTGCCTCAGTCGGCTCGGCCGCTTCCTCCAACAGAGCGTCCCTCTCCAGATCCTCCAGGTGGACCAAG
Proteins encoded in this region:
- the SSH1 gene encoding protein phosphatase Slingshot homolog 1 isoform X4, whose translation is MVLRLWSDTKIHLDGDGGFSISTAGRMHVFKPVSVQAMWSALQVLHKACEVARRHNYFPGGVALIWATYYESCISSDQSCINEWNAMQDLESARPDSPALFVDKPTEGERTERLIKAKLRSIMMSQDLENVTSKEIRNELETQMNCNLKEFKEFIDNEMLLILGQMDKPSLIFDHLYLGSEWNASNLEELQGSGVDYILNVTREIDNFFPGLFAYHNIRVYDEETTDLLAHWNEAYHFINKAKRNHSKCLVHCKMGVSRSASTVIAYAMKEFGWPLEKAYNYVKQKRSITRPNAGFMRQLSEYEGILDASKQRHNKLWRQQSNTCVQQPADDPAGSGDFLPETLDGTPEARLPCLDDAAQPAFPDSGAPGGPTLPCCFRRLSDPLLPSPNDKPGSLVHLEDLERDALLEEAAEPTEAHMPARHPQEASGLCEKEVRKKLESGSPKAQRGSSQQVEEMEGEEAPGAGRWGRPPPQPNKGLLNRENLNNNNSKRSCPDDFEHDAIFGILNKVKPSYKSCADCVYPVTSGAPEAFRERGENPGAPAICTQPTFLPHLTSSPVAHTSSRSRALEKLASGPSESPPLVPPAGSRRPDVGGSGAAAAPELPASLLESSRETQKVLPKSLLLKNSHCDKNLPSMDVAKDESPPKKDLKPAKDLRLLFSKEAEKPTTNSYLMQHQESIIQLQKAGLVRKHTKELERLKGTPADPASPCRDGPAGRVEASVPEENTDLAPVHPPGPPALPSLAGSDDKSEAIPPPFEGASLKSPTPFLCRLDHTSHFSKDFLKTICYTPTSSSMSSNLTRSSSSDSIHSVRGKPGLVKQRTQEIETRLRLAGLTVSSPLKRSHSLAKLGSLNFSTEDLSSEADVSALTDSRDAKSSESSFLREPQATPRNPATTSQPSGKSASEHLRSPSWMSKS
- the SSH1 gene encoding protein phosphatase Slingshot homolog 1 isoform X2, yielding MVKGAALFLQQGNNPQSQRSLQHPHKHAGDLPQHLQVMINLLRCEDRIKLAVRLESAWAERVRYMVVVDSSGRQDTEESILLGVDFSSKESKSCTIGMVLRLWSDTKIHLDGDGGFSISTAGRMHVFKPVSVQAMWSALQVLHKACEVARRHNYFPGGVALIWATYYESCISSDQSCINEWNAMQDLESARPDSPALFVDKPTEGERTERLIKAKLRSIMMSQDLENVTSKEIRNELETQMNCNLKEFKEFIDNEMLLILGQMDKPSLIFDHLYLGSEWNASNLEELQGSGVDYILNVTREIDNFFPGLFAYHNIRVYDEETTDLLAHWNEAYHFINKAKRNHSKCLVHCKMGVSRSASTVIAYAMKEFGWPLEKAYNYVKQKRSITRPNAGFMRQLSEYEGILDASKQRHNKLWRQQSNTCVQQPADDPAGSGDFLPETLDGTPEARLPCLDDAAQPAFPDSGAPGGPTLPCCFRRLSDPLLPSPNDKPGSLVHLEDLERDALLEEAAEPTEAHMPARHPQEASGLCEKEVRKKLESGSPKAQRGSSQQVEEMEGEEAPGAGRWGRPPPQPNKGLLNRENLNNNNSKRSCPDDFEHDAIFGILNKVKPSYKSCADCVYPVTSGAPEAFRERGENPGAPAICTQPTFLPHLTSSPVAHTSSRSRALEKLASGPSESPPLVPPAGSRRPDVGGSGAAAAPELPASLLESSRETQKVLPKSLLLKNSHCDKNLPSMDVAKDESPPKKDLKPAKDLRLLFSKEAEKPTTNSYLMQHQESIIQLQKAGLVRKHTKELERLKGTPADPASPCRDGPAGRVEASVPEENTDLAPVHPPGPPALPSLAGSDDKSEAIPPPFEGASLKSPTPFLCRLDHTSHFSKDFLKTICYTPTSSSMSSNLTRSSSSDSIHSVRGKPGLVKQRTQEIETRLRLAGLTVSSPLKRSHSLAKLGSLNFSTEDLSSEADVSALTDSRDAKSSESSFLREPQATPRNPATTSQPSGKSASEHLRSPSWMSKS
- the SSH1 gene encoding protein phosphatase Slingshot homolog 1 isoform X3 — its product is MVVVDSSGRQDTEESILLGVDFSSKESKSCTIGMVLRLWSDTKIHLDGDGGFSISTAGRMHVFKPVSVQAMWSALQVLHKACEVARRHNYFPGGVALIWATYYESCISSDQSCINEWNAMQDLESARPDSPALFVDKPTEGERTERLIKAKLRSIMMSQDLENVTSKEIRNELETQMNCNLKEFKEFIDNEMLLILGQMDKPSLIFDHLYLGSEWNASNLEELQGSGVDYILNVTREIDNFFPGLFAYHNIRVYDEETTDLLAHWNEAYHFINKAKRNHSKCLVHCKMGVSRSASTVIAYAMKEFGWPLEKAYNYVKQKRSITRPNAGFMRQLSEYEGILDASKQRHNKLWRQQSNTCVQQPADDPAGSGDFLPETLDGTPEARLPCLDDAAQPAFPDSGAPGGPTLPCCFRRLSDPLLPSPNDKPGSLVHLEDLERDALLEEAAEPTEAHMPARHPQEASGLCEKEVRKKLESGSPKAQRGSSQQVEEMEGEEAPGAGRWGRPPPQPNKGLLNRENLNNNNSKRSCPDDFEHDAIFGILNKVKPSYKSCADCVYPVTSGAPEAFRERGENPGAPAICTQPTFLPHLTSSPVAHTSSRSRALEKLASGPSESPPLVPPAGSRRPDVGGSGAAAAPELPASLLESSRETQKVLPKSLLLKNSHCDKNLPSMDVAKDESPPKKDLKPAKDLRLLFSKEAEKPTTNSYLMQHQESIIQLQKAGLVRKHTKELERLKGTPADPASPCRDGPAGRVEASVPEENTDLAPVHPPGPPALPSLAGSDDKSEAIPPPFEGASLKSPTPFLCRLDHTSHFSKDFLKTICYTPTSSSMSSNLTRSSSSDSIHSVRGKPGLVKQRTQEIETRLRLAGLTVSSPLKRSHSLAKLGSLNFSTEDLSSEADVSALTDSRDAKSSESSFLREPQATPRNPATTSQPSGKSASEHLRSPSWMSKS